A genomic segment from Luteolibacter ambystomatis encodes:
- a CDS encoding efflux transporter outer membrane subunit: MPIRSLHSIPLRLSVAPVLAALGLTACVDFGKPGTSSVSLPQEWKNAAGFKVAEPSRDLSRWWGRFGDPTLTRLVTTSLANNLDVETSMSRVRQARASRESEASSLLPTLSGSAGSSANTTMRDNAADSRSISYSTGLNASWEVDLFGKRRTSLLASSANINAAVENLHTVQSSLASEVALAYLDLRSSQARLQVVRDSLKSREETYQLTVWRQKAGQIDQLDLRQAETSLEQAKASIPSLEQSIAQAKNRLALLGGQTPGSFDGLLSSKGRDIPSPPSGLAVGIPADTVCQRPDVRSAAYQWVAAVYKTRAAKLERLPNLNLSGSLGINAATVGKVFNPQTATAGLVAGLSGPIFDAGRIRANIEIQTEAEEQALLAYSSSVLQALSDVEDALIACRRSGERIAVLERATVSAREASILAGQRYRAGVVDLVTVLDAQRTELGLEESLISARTDRSSAYVQLYKALGGGWSANS; encoded by the coding sequence ATGCCGATCCGCTCCCTGCACTCCATCCCGCTGCGGCTTTCCGTCGCGCCCGTGCTTGCCGCATTGGGGCTGACGGCCTGCGTTGATTTTGGAAAACCCGGCACTTCCTCCGTCTCGCTGCCGCAGGAATGGAAAAACGCCGCGGGTTTCAAAGTGGCGGAGCCGTCCCGCGATCTCTCGCGCTGGTGGGGCCGCTTCGGTGATCCGACGCTCACCCGTCTGGTCACCACCTCGCTGGCCAACAATCTCGACGTGGAGACCTCGATGTCCCGCGTCCGCCAAGCCCGCGCCAGCCGCGAGTCCGAGGCCAGCTCGCTCCTCCCCACACTCTCCGGTTCCGCCGGCTCAAGTGCCAACACCACCATGCGTGACAATGCCGCGGACAGCCGCAGCATCAGCTACTCGACCGGCCTGAATGCTTCGTGGGAGGTGGATCTTTTCGGCAAGCGCCGCACTTCCCTCCTCGCCTCCAGCGCCAACATCAATGCGGCGGTGGAGAACCTGCATACGGTTCAGTCCTCGCTGGCTTCGGAAGTGGCTCTCGCCTATCTCGATCTCCGTTCCTCGCAGGCCCGCCTGCAAGTCGTGCGGGACAGCCTCAAGAGCCGCGAGGAAACCTACCAGCTCACCGTCTGGCGCCAGAAGGCCGGCCAGATCGACCAACTCGACCTCCGCCAGGCCGAGACCAGTCTGGAACAGGCCAAGGCCTCCATTCCCTCGCTGGAGCAATCGATCGCCCAGGCGAAAAACCGGCTCGCCCTCCTCGGTGGCCAGACGCCCGGAAGCTTCGATGGCCTGTTGTCCTCAAAAGGACGCGACATCCCCTCTCCGCCCTCCGGCCTCGCCGTCGGCATTCCCGCTGACACCGTGTGCCAGCGCCCGGATGTCCGCTCCGCCGCCTACCAGTGGGTCGCCGCCGTTTACAAGACCCGCGCCGCAAAACTGGAGCGCCTGCCCAACCTGAACCTTTCCGGATCTCTCGGCATCAATGCCGCCACCGTCGGCAAGGTCTTCAATCCACAGACTGCCACCGCAGGCCTCGTCGCCGGTCTTTCCGGCCCGATCTTCGATGCCGGCCGCATCCGCGCCAACATCGAAATCCAAACCGAGGCGGAGGAACAAGCGCTGCTCGCCTATTCTTCCAGTGTGCTCCAGGCCCTCTCGGATGTGGAGGATGCACTGATCGCCTGCCGTCGCTCCGGTGAACGCATCGCCGTGCTGGAGCGCGCCACCGTTTCCGCGCGGGAGGCCTCCATCCTCGCCGGACAACGCTATCGCGCCGGGGTCGTGGACCTCGTCACCGTGCTCGATGCCCAGCGCACCGAGCTCGGTCTTGAAGAAAGCCTGATCTCCGCCCGCACCGACCGCTCCTCCGCCTACGTGCAGCTCTACAAGGCCCTCGGCGGCGGCTGGTCGGCCAACTCCTGA
- a CDS encoding HAD family hydrolase has translation MASSGLIFDLDGTLVDSLRGIAAALNRTLHDHGRDIHDHAAVRRFIGNGARDLLRRAAGGEITESGIDEMEATFKIHYAAAWRDGTDIYPGVPQMLEKLAAAGHRLAVLSNKPHPFTVEMVTTLFPGAKFDLVLGQRPEVPRKPDPAGALEIAAAFGLEPAACAMIGDSTMDLDTGKRAGMRTVAVTWGYHDREALVAAGADAMAEDAGQLCALLL, from the coding sequence GTGGCAAGCAGCGGACTGATTTTTGATCTCGATGGCACCCTTGTGGACTCGTTGCGCGGCATCGCCGCCGCGCTGAACCGCACGCTCCACGATCATGGCCGGGACATCCACGATCACGCGGCGGTGCGCCGTTTCATCGGGAATGGCGCGCGTGACCTGCTGCGCCGCGCGGCGGGTGGGGAGATCACCGAGAGCGGCATCGATGAGATGGAAGCCACCTTCAAGATTCATTACGCCGCAGCATGGCGGGATGGCACGGACATCTATCCCGGTGTGCCGCAGATGCTGGAGAAACTGGCGGCGGCCGGACATCGGCTGGCGGTGCTTTCGAACAAGCCGCATCCCTTCACGGTGGAAATGGTGACCACGTTGTTTCCCGGCGCGAAGTTCGATCTGGTGCTCGGGCAGCGGCCGGAAGTGCCACGCAAACCGGATCCGGCGGGAGCGTTGGAAATCGCGGCGGCCTTTGGGTTGGAACCGGCTGCCTGTGCGATGATCGGGGACTCCACCATGGATCTCGATACCGGCAAACGCGCGGGCATGCGGACGGTTGCCGTGACGTGGGGTTATCACGATCGTGAGGCATTGGTGGCTGCCGGAGCCGATGCGATGGCGGAGGACGCCGGGCAGCTTTGTGCGTTGTTGCTTTGA
- a CDS encoding ABC transporter ATP-binding protein — protein sequence MSTPASNGNGAPLIELRGLTKTYGKGDAAFQALKGINLEIHQGEFVAIMGHSGSGKSTLMNILGCLDTPTTGNYLFQGIAVEGLNPDQRSLLRRHALGFIFQGFNLLARTSALENVELPLLYRGVNRNERHALARKALASVGLPTKERNTPAELSGGQQQRVAIARALVTEPGTLFADEPTGNLDSTTTHEVMDLLCKLNDDLGITVLMVTHEDDVAAYAKRVVRVVDGLIESDHINTSRRNHTP from the coding sequence ATGAGCACCCCCGCCTCCAACGGCAATGGCGCACCGCTGATCGAACTCCGCGGTTTGACCAAGACCTACGGCAAGGGTGATGCCGCGTTCCAGGCACTCAAGGGCATCAACCTTGAAATCCACCAAGGCGAATTCGTGGCCATCATGGGTCACAGCGGCTCGGGGAAGTCCACGCTGATGAACATCCTCGGCTGCCTGGATACGCCCACCACCGGCAACTACCTGTTCCAGGGGATCGCCGTGGAAGGGCTCAATCCGGACCAGCGCTCGTTGCTGCGCCGCCATGCGCTCGGCTTCATCTTCCAGGGCTTCAACCTGCTCGCACGCACGTCCGCATTGGAGAACGTCGAGCTGCCGCTGCTCTATCGCGGCGTCAACCGCAACGAACGCCACGCCCTCGCCCGCAAGGCTCTCGCCAGCGTCGGCCTTCCCACCAAGGAGCGGAACACGCCTGCGGAACTTTCCGGTGGCCAGCAGCAGCGTGTCGCCATCGCCCGCGCGCTGGTCACCGAACCCGGCACGCTGTTCGCGGACGAACCAACCGGCAACCTCGACTCCACCACCACCCACGAGGTGATGGATCTGCTCTGCAAGCTCAACGACGACCTCGGCATCACCGTGCTGATGGTCACCCACGAGGATGACGTGGCTGCCTACGCCAAGCGCGTGGTCCGCGTCGTGGACGGCCTGATCGAATCGGACCACATCAACACTTCCCGCCGCAATCACACGCCGTGA
- a CDS encoding alpha-amylase family glycosyl hydrolase, with product MSEIPLLVHNDPWLKPHEDAIRRRLNRFRDTLKGIENQTGSLAAYATGHKFTGIHWQDSSKSWIVREWAPKAKAVSLIGDFNRWSRDTHPLVQSTGGIWQLRLPADTLGHGQRVKLHVTGADGSRRDRIPACIRRAVQDPVTHDYSGQIWSPPQPYVWQHSFDPATVKSPFIYEAHVGMSGEEGRVHTYREFADQVLPRIKTGGYNTVQLMAVQEHPYYGSFGYHVSSFFGVTSRSGTPDDLKYLVDTAHGLGIAVLLDVVHSHAVKNMAEGLNDFDGSGNQYFHAGGRGDHPQWDSKCFDYARPEVRQFLLSNLRWWLEEFHFDGFRFDGVTSMLYHSHGAKAFNSYDDYFGGDADEDSILYLQLATTLIHRLKPGAIIVAEDMSGMPGLCRPVEEGGVGFTHRLAMGLPDHWIKLLKEIPDEGWDLSQLWNVVTNRRHGEATIAYAESHDQALVGDKTLAFWLMDKEMYWHMAVEDPDPVIERGIALHKIIRLITLAFGGEGWLNFMGNEFGHPEWLDFPREGNGWSFHHCRRQWSLVDNPDLKYKWLAAFDRALIGLADHHHLLATPQANLLNLDLENKVICAERGNLIFVINLSVDRSIPDYRLPVAKGGDYHLVLDTDAVEFGGQGRIDRTIAYPVDEEGKLSVYTPARTALVFAK from the coding sequence ATGAGCGAAATCCCGCTGTTGGTTCATAACGACCCTTGGCTGAAGCCCCACGAAGACGCGATCCGCCGCCGCCTGAACCGCTTCCGGGACACGCTCAAAGGCATCGAGAACCAAACGGGTTCGCTCGCCGCCTACGCCACCGGTCATAAATTCACCGGCATCCACTGGCAGGACTCATCGAAAAGCTGGATCGTCCGCGAGTGGGCTCCGAAGGCCAAAGCGGTCTCGTTGATCGGCGATTTCAACCGCTGGAGCCGCGACACTCATCCTCTGGTGCAGTCCACCGGCGGCATCTGGCAGCTTCGCCTGCCCGCGGACACGCTCGGCCACGGCCAGCGGGTGAAGCTGCATGTGACGGGAGCGGACGGTTCCCGCCGCGACCGCATCCCCGCCTGCATCCGCCGCGCGGTGCAGGACCCGGTGACCCACGACTACTCCGGCCAGATATGGAGTCCGCCGCAACCTTACGTCTGGCAGCACTCCTTCGATCCCGCCACGGTCAAATCCCCTTTCATCTACGAGGCCCATGTCGGCATGTCCGGTGAGGAAGGCCGGGTCCACACCTACCGCGAATTCGCCGATCAGGTGCTGCCGCGGATCAAGACAGGCGGCTACAACACGGTGCAGCTCATGGCCGTGCAGGAGCATCCCTACTATGGCTCCTTCGGCTACCACGTGTCCTCGTTCTTCGGCGTCACCTCACGCAGCGGCACGCCGGATGACCTGAAGTATCTGGTCGATACCGCCCATGGCCTGGGCATCGCGGTGCTGCTGGACGTGGTCCATTCCCATGCCGTGAAAAACATGGCGGAAGGTCTCAATGACTTCGATGGCTCCGGAAACCAGTATTTCCACGCCGGAGGCCGCGGCGATCATCCGCAGTGGGATTCGAAGTGCTTCGACTACGCCCGCCCGGAGGTCCGCCAGTTCCTGCTCTCCAACCTGCGCTGGTGGCTGGAGGAGTTCCATTTCGACGGCTTCCGCTTCGATGGCGTGACCTCGATGCTCTACCACTCCCACGGCGCGAAAGCCTTCAACAGCTATGACGACTACTTCGGCGGCGATGCCGACGAGGACTCGATCCTCTACCTCCAGCTCGCCACCACCCTGATCCACCGTCTCAAGCCCGGCGCGATCATCGTGGCGGAGGACATGTCCGGCATGCCGGGCCTGTGCCGGCCGGTGGAGGAAGGCGGAGTCGGATTCACCCATCGCCTCGCGATGGGATTGCCGGACCACTGGATCAAGCTGCTCAAGGAGATCCCCGACGAAGGCTGGGACCTCAGCCAACTCTGGAATGTCGTGACCAACCGCCGCCACGGCGAAGCCACCATCGCCTACGCCGAGAGCCATGACCAGGCCTTGGTGGGGGACAAGACCCTCGCCTTCTGGCTGATGGACAAGGAAATGTACTGGCACATGGCGGTCGAGGATCCCGATCCGGTGATCGAACGCGGCATCGCCCTGCACAAGATCATCCGCCTGATCACCTTGGCCTTCGGCGGCGAGGGCTGGCTGAACTTCATGGGCAATGAGTTCGGCCATCCCGAGTGGCTCGATTTCCCGCGCGAGGGCAATGGCTGGTCGTTCCACCACTGCCGCCGCCAGTGGTCGCTGGTGGACAACCCCGATCTCAAATACAAATGGCTCGCCGCCTTCGACCGCGCCCTGATCGGACTCGCGGACCACCACCATCTGCTCGCCACCCCGCAGGCGAACCTCCTCAACCTCGACCTTGAGAACAAGGTGATCTGCGCCGAGCGCGGCAACCTGATCTTCGTGATCAATCTGTCCGTGGACCGCTCGATCCCAGACTACCGCCTGCCGGTCGCGAAGGGCGGCGACTACCATCTGGTGCTCGACACCGATGCCGTGGAGTTCGGCGGACAAGGCCGCATCGACCGGACCATCGCGTATCCGGTCGATGAGGAAGGCAAGCTGAGTGTTTATACTCCCGCGCGCACCGCTCTGGTGTTCGCGAAGTGA
- a CDS encoding response regulator transcription factor: MRLLLIEDDPQLLRSLTMGLREENYAVDTAVDGTDGLAKASSAEYDCVILDGMLPGLDGWEVLERLRPDHKVPVLMLTARDGVPDRIRGLDAGADDYLTKPFDFDELLARLRALIRRTTGQTSCRIEAGDVVLDTAARTVTNAGEDIPLTAREYALVEYLMLRRGVVVSRSELYDHLFDEDDDTLSNLLDVHVSNVRKKLGHAFISTRRGHGYCIE, translated from the coding sequence ATGCGCCTGCTTCTCATTGAGGACGATCCCCAACTCCTGCGCAGCCTCACCATGGGCCTGCGCGAGGAGAACTACGCGGTCGATACCGCGGTGGACGGCACCGATGGTTTGGCGAAGGCCTCCTCCGCGGAGTACGACTGCGTGATCCTCGATGGCATGCTGCCCGGCCTCGATGGCTGGGAGGTGCTGGAACGCCTGCGTCCGGATCACAAGGTGCCGGTGCTGATGCTGACCGCGCGCGATGGCGTGCCGGACCGCATCCGCGGACTTGATGCGGGCGCGGATGATTATCTGACCAAGCCTTTCGACTTCGACGAGCTGCTTGCACGCCTGCGCGCCTTGATCCGCCGCACCACCGGGCAAACGTCGTGCCGCATCGAAGCAGGTGATGTGGTGCTCGATACCGCCGCACGCACGGTGACCAATGCAGGCGAAGACATTCCGCTCACTGCCCGCGAGTATGCGCTGGTCGAGTATCTGATGCTGCGCCGCGGAGTGGTGGTCAGCCGCTCGGAGCTCTACGACCATCTCTTCGACGAGGACGACGACACGCTTTCCAACCTGCTCGACGTCCACGTCTCCAACGTCCGGAAGAAACTCGGCCACGCCTTCATCTCCACCCGCCGCGGCCACGGCTACTGCATCGAATGA
- a CDS encoding 7-carboxy-7-deazaguanine synthase QueE, protein MKLAKLNDGPELFFTLQGEGISAGLPAVFVRSSRCNLHCHWCDTDHTWNFVGTAWTHEKDGTPGYEKHRKEDVTFEMAPEAIAERVAAFPCRRVVLTGGEPLIQQDGWLELIAALRRRDPAYVFEVETNGTMAPSADFAEVVNQFNVSPKLSNSGMATSMRLKPEVLRLLAETGKAWFKFVIASPADLDEVLALVQVMPLPRERVLLMPEGRTPAELDQRGPWLADLCRDHGFRFCDRLHVRLWGDKRGV, encoded by the coding sequence ATGAAACTGGCGAAGCTGAACGACGGACCGGAACTGTTCTTCACCCTGCAGGGCGAGGGCATCTCCGCCGGGCTGCCCGCGGTCTTCGTCCGCTCCTCGCGCTGCAACCTCCACTGCCACTGGTGCGACACCGACCACACCTGGAACTTCGTTGGCACGGCGTGGACCCACGAGAAGGACGGCACTCCGGGCTATGAGAAGCATCGCAAGGAGGACGTGACCTTTGAAATGGCTCCGGAAGCCATCGCGGAGCGGGTGGCGGCGTTTCCGTGCCGCCGCGTGGTGCTCACCGGCGGCGAACCGCTGATCCAGCAGGACGGTTGGCTGGAACTGATCGCGGCACTGCGGCGGCGCGATCCGGCGTATGTGTTCGAGGTGGAAACCAATGGCACGATGGCTCCGTCCGCGGACTTCGCGGAGGTGGTGAACCAGTTCAACGTGTCGCCGAAGCTGTCGAATTCCGGCATGGCCACCTCGATGCGGTTGAAGCCGGAGGTGCTCCGGCTCCTCGCGGAGACAGGCAAGGCTTGGTTCAAGTTCGTCATCGCCAGTCCGGCGGATTTGGACGAGGTGCTGGCGTTGGTGCAGGTGATGCCCCTGCCTCGCGAGCGGGTGCTGCTGATGCCGGAAGGGCGGACTCCCGCCGAGCTGGACCAGCGTGGGCCGTGGCTGGCGGACCTGTGCCGGGACCATGGGTTCCGTTTCTGCGACCGGCTCCACGTCCGGCTCTGGGGCGACAAGCGCGGGGTCTGA
- a CDS encoding ABC transporter permease has product MIWNAFIIALREIRRNLTRAFLTVLGVIIGVAAVVTMVTLGRGATEAVKSQISGLGSNLLVLRPGQGFGPRSSSAGVPLFSEGDVTQIRAQIPGVQWIAPVGQKNVSTVHLQAARNTNITGTTSEYFEIGKWNLVSGRFFNEQEEHSGAAVCVIGQTVRSAIFGNADPVGQKLRLQNASVEVIGLLSPKGQTGFGQDQDDTIIMPLATLRLRLTGRTSKQNIDQIMISGADGTDSEELVEDISSLMRDRRGLQRNEENNFSVIDTRQIADAVSSSTKVMTTLLGAVAGVSLLVGGIGIMNIMLVSVTERTREIGIRLAIGARAREVLLQFLVEAITLSSVGGIIGIALAAGLCSLLAKLTQLPFLFDPTINIIAFAFSAAIGVLFGFMPARRAASLDPIDALRHE; this is encoded by the coding sequence GTGATCTGGAATGCATTCATCATCGCCCTGCGCGAAATCCGCCGCAATCTGACGCGCGCCTTCCTCACGGTGCTCGGTGTCATCATCGGTGTGGCGGCTGTCGTCACCATGGTCACGCTCGGACGCGGCGCGACCGAGGCCGTGAAGTCGCAGATCTCCGGGCTAGGCAGCAACCTGCTGGTACTGCGTCCGGGCCAGGGCTTCGGCCCGCGCTCATCCTCCGCCGGTGTACCACTCTTCAGCGAAGGGGACGTCACCCAGATCCGCGCCCAAATCCCGGGTGTGCAATGGATTGCTCCCGTCGGTCAAAAAAACGTCAGCACGGTCCACCTCCAGGCCGCGCGCAATACGAACATCACCGGCACCACCTCCGAATACTTCGAGATCGGAAAGTGGAACCTGGTGAGCGGACGCTTCTTCAATGAGCAGGAGGAACACTCCGGGGCCGCGGTGTGCGTGATCGGACAGACGGTGCGCAGCGCGATCTTCGGCAATGCCGATCCCGTCGGTCAGAAGCTGCGGCTTCAGAATGCATCGGTAGAGGTCATCGGCCTGCTGTCGCCGAAGGGACAAACCGGTTTCGGCCAGGACCAGGACGACACCATCATCATGCCACTGGCCACGCTGCGGCTGCGCCTCACCGGCCGCACCTCGAAGCAGAACATCGACCAGATCATGATCTCGGGAGCCGATGGCACGGACAGCGAGGAACTTGTCGAAGACATCAGTTCGCTCATGCGCGACCGCCGCGGTCTGCAACGGAACGAGGAAAACAACTTCTCGGTGATCGATACCCGCCAGATCGCGGATGCGGTCAGCTCCAGCACCAAGGTGATGACCACGTTGCTCGGCGCGGTCGCGGGCGTGAGCCTGCTCGTCGGTGGCATCGGCATCATGAACATCATGCTCGTGTCCGTCACCGAGCGAACGCGGGAGATCGGCATCCGTCTCGCCATCGGCGCACGGGCGCGCGAGGTCCTGCTCCAGTTCCTGGTGGAGGCGATCACGCTTTCGTCCGTCGGCGGCATCATCGGCATCGCCCTCGCGGCAGGGCTGTGTTCGCTGCTGGCGAAGCTCACACAACTTCCGTTCCTGTTCGATCCCACGATCAACATCATCGCCTTCGCGTTCTCGGCCGCCATTGGTGTCCTTTTTGGATTCATGCCCGCTCGCCGGGCCGCGTCCCTTGACCCGATCGACGCGCTCCGCCACGAATGA
- a CDS encoding sensor histidine kinase encodes MRRVVQSVRWRLQIWHALILLAVITALCLLVHHVAQEERLRRVDRELRSFDRAMFRYLTSNQGPISPEVIRERLRNLKPEGSMPEVLKALFREGESGEPYCVAWDENGVEVFRSANAPDSLQPPGCSKDAYEFLRTENGRREWFRMMENNAGIAIGKELSRERDELARLTWKLVLCGGGLWSLGLIGGWWLAGRAIKPISVIAGTASRIANGNLAERIDIADTDNELGRLSQVLNETFDRLQSAIDRQKQFIADASHELRTPVSVILCETQRGLKREREPQEYKDILDTCHLASDRMRTLVESLLTLARQDGTSGSLEAEACDLTGITSESIGLLKPLAEAHSIHIESDLQPTRVEGDPRSLPLVVANLVSNAIHHQPSGGRVKVRVFSENGHAVLEVSDTGPGIAADHLPHLFDRFYRTDKARGSAGGHSGLGLAIVKAIVDRHHGTVSVQSAPGQGAVFTVSLPKAGC; translated from the coding sequence ATGAGGCGCGTCGTCCAGTCCGTCCGCTGGCGCCTGCAGATCTGGCACGCGCTGATCCTGCTGGCAGTGATCACCGCGCTGTGCCTGCTGGTGCATCACGTGGCCCAGGAGGAACGCCTGCGCCGCGTGGACCGCGAGTTGCGTTCATTCGACCGCGCGATGTTCCGCTACCTGACCTCGAACCAAGGCCCGATCAGTCCCGAGGTCATCCGCGAGCGCCTGCGGAACCTCAAACCGGAAGGCTCGATGCCGGAAGTGCTCAAGGCACTCTTCCGCGAAGGCGAATCCGGCGAGCCCTATTGCGTGGCGTGGGACGAAAACGGAGTGGAGGTTTTCCGTTCCGCCAATGCACCGGACTCCCTCCAACCGCCGGGTTGCAGCAAGGATGCCTATGAATTCCTCCGCACCGAAAACGGCCGTCGCGAGTGGTTCCGCATGATGGAGAACAACGCCGGCATCGCCATCGGCAAGGAACTCAGCCGCGAGCGGGACGAACTCGCCCGCCTGACGTGGAAGCTGGTGCTGTGCGGCGGCGGCCTGTGGTCGCTCGGGCTCATCGGAGGCTGGTGGCTGGCAGGCCGTGCGATCAAGCCGATCTCGGTGATCGCGGGCACCGCCTCGCGCATCGCCAATGGCAATCTCGCCGAACGCATCGACATCGCGGACACCGACAACGAGCTTGGCCGTCTCAGCCAGGTGCTCAACGAAACCTTCGATCGGCTCCAATCCGCCATCGACCGCCAGAAGCAGTTCATCGCGGATGCGTCCCATGAGCTGCGCACGCCCGTCTCCGTGATCCTCTGCGAAACCCAGCGCGGCCTGAAGCGCGAGCGCGAGCCGCAGGAATACAAGGACATCCTCGATACCTGCCACCTCGCCTCGGACCGGATGCGCACGTTGGTCGAGTCATTGCTCACACTCGCACGACAGGATGGCACCTCCGGCAGCCTTGAAGCGGAAGCATGCGATCTCACGGGTATCACCTCGGAATCCATCGGCCTGCTGAAACCATTGGCGGAAGCCCATTCCATTCATATCGAATCCGATCTTCAACCCACGCGGGTGGAAGGTGATCCGCGTTCGCTGCCCTTGGTCGTGGCGAACCTCGTCTCCAATGCCATCCACCATCAGCCCTCCGGCGGCCGCGTGAAAGTGCGTGTGTTTTCCGAGAACGGGCATGCGGTACTGGAAGTCTCCGACACCGGCCCGGGCATCGCCGCGGACCATCTGCCACATCTCTTCGACCGCTTCTACCGCACCGACAAGGCACGCGGTTCCGCAGGCGGCCACTCCGGCCTGGGCCTCGCGATCGTGAAGGCGATCGTGGACCGTCATCACGGCACCGTGTCCGTGCAGAGTGCGCCGGGACAAGGAGCGGTGTTTACGGTGAGTTTACCGAAAGCCGGTTGTTGA
- a CDS encoding efflux RND transporter periplasmic adaptor subunit, with protein MKQDASNDLSTIVAAAGKKSRWRYVIILGLLALVVVGGGAWYRHRLDEQNAGPIYVTEPLKRGEISLEVTATGNLAPTNKVSVGSELSGTVAEVLVDRNDEVKKGQVVAKLDTTKLMQTNASMKANLATAQARVAQSDATAKESVANLGRLEELLQLSGGKTPAKAEMDTARATRDRAQADLEAAKASAQASEAAVRSNETDLSKAVIKSPIDGIVLTRSVEPGQTVAASFTAPELFVIAESLEKMELQVAVAEADIGRVEKSQKAVFTVDAWPDRNFTASVTMVAYGSKVTNNVVTYDTELEVPNPDLSLRPGMTATADISVASSKDVLVVPNTALRFNPNKDTANPADAGPKKSFVQNLMPGPPRRGFNQGGGKRNGGKPGPRPPSAEKEKSHVWVMRDGKPVEVTVETGLTDGSRTEVSSPELKEGDAIIIRSETAAAS; from the coding sequence ATGAAACAAGACGCATCGAACGATCTCTCCACGATCGTGGCCGCAGCCGGCAAGAAAAGCCGCTGGCGCTATGTCATCATCCTCGGCCTGCTGGCCCTCGTTGTCGTGGGTGGCGGTGCATGGTACCGCCATCGTCTGGACGAGCAGAATGCCGGACCGATCTATGTCACCGAGCCGCTCAAGCGCGGCGAGATTTCCCTGGAGGTCACCGCCACCGGCAACCTCGCCCCCACCAACAAGGTCAGCGTCGGCTCGGAGCTTTCCGGCACCGTCGCCGAGGTGCTGGTGGATCGCAACGATGAGGTGAAGAAGGGCCAGGTGGTCGCCAAGTTGGACACCACCAAGCTGATGCAGACCAATGCCAGCATGAAGGCGAACCTCGCCACCGCCCAGGCCCGCGTGGCGCAATCGGACGCCACCGCCAAGGAAAGCGTGGCGAATCTCGGACGCCTGGAGGAACTCCTTCAGCTCAGCGGCGGCAAGACTCCGGCGAAGGCCGAGATGGACACCGCCCGTGCCACCCGCGATCGCGCACAAGCCGATCTCGAAGCCGCGAAAGCTTCCGCACAAGCCTCGGAAGCCGCCGTCCGTTCGAACGAAACCGACCTTTCGAAAGCGGTCATCAAGTCGCCCATCGATGGCATCGTGCTCACCCGCAGCGTGGAGCCGGGGCAGACGGTAGCGGCCTCGTTCACCGCGCCCGAGTTGTTCGTGATCGCGGAGAGCCTGGAGAAGATGGAGCTCCAGGTCGCGGTGGCGGAGGCGGACATCGGTCGCGTCGAAAAAAGCCAGAAGGCCGTGTTCACCGTCGATGCATGGCCGGACCGCAATTTCACCGCCAGCGTGACGATGGTGGCCTACGGTTCCAAGGTGACCAACAACGTCGTCACCTATGACACGGAGCTGGAAGTGCCGAACCCGGACCTCAGCCTGCGCCCCGGCATGACCGCCACGGCGGACATCTCCGTGGCCTCCAGCAAGGACGTGCTCGTCGTGCCGAACACCGCGCTGCGCTTCAACCCGAACAAGGACACGGCCAATCCCGCCGATGCCGGTCCGAAGAAATCCTTCGTCCAGAACCTGATGCCCGGCCCGCCACGCCGTGGATTCAACCAAGGCGGCGGCAAGCGCAACGGTGGCAAGCCCGGCCCGCGTCCTCCCTCCGCTGAGAAGGAGAAGTCCCACGTATGGGTCATGCGCGATGGCAAGCCGGTGGAAGTCACCGTGGAAACCGGTCTCACCGACGGCAGCCGCACCGAAGTCTCGTCTCCCGAACTCAAGGAAGGCGATGCCATCATCATCCGCAGCGAAACCGCCGCCGCTTCATGA
- a CDS encoding cob(I)yrinic acid a,c-diamide adenosyltransferase produces the protein MSIITGRGDEGQTDLLFGKRIAKTSLRVDALGLVDELNAALGLARAAGPTDEALSIIDDIQEKLVGLMGQIACLPEDEERYREKGYAAVHPEDVTALETIAKEHEARGVRFTGWARPGAEGSMARAGMDFARTIARRAERAVLALHESGERVPQEVRLYFNRLSDLLWILARVS, from the coding sequence ATGAGCATCATCACCGGTCGTGGCGACGAGGGACAGACGGATCTCCTGTTCGGCAAGCGCATCGCGAAGACTTCGCTGCGCGTCGATGCACTGGGGTTGGTGGATGAGCTGAATGCCGCACTCGGCCTCGCCCGCGCGGCCGGTCCCACCGATGAAGCGCTCTCGATCATCGACGACATCCAGGAAAAGCTTGTCGGCCTGATGGGGCAGATCGCCTGCCTGCCCGAGGACGAGGAACGCTATCGCGAAAAAGGCTACGCCGCCGTCCACCCGGAAGATGTCACGGCCCTGGAAACCATCGCCAAGGAGCACGAAGCCCGCGGGGTGCGCTTCACCGGTTGGGCACGTCCGGGCGCGGAAGGCTCCATGGCCCGGGCCGGGATGGACTTCGCCCGTACCATCGCCCGCCGGGCGGAACGCGCCGTGCTGGCGCTCCACGAATCCGGCGAACGGGTGCCGCAGGAAGTCCGTCTCTATTTCAACCGCCTCTCCGATCTCCTCTGGATCCTCGCCCGCGTGAGCTGA